One stretch of Acholeplasma laidlawii PG-8A DNA includes these proteins:
- a CDS encoding Gfo/Idh/MocA family protein yields the protein MKTYKVGIIGIGRISLVHIEALRQLDNVDVVSISSRHQAEEKSKRLGIKSYYTDYKEMIDKETLDAVHICTSNDVHYEIASYALNHNLHVILEKPMTMNVDEAIKLYQLAKSKGLVAKIHFHNRFYANNQFVKTHIKDIGPIISIHGEYTQGWAASPDVYNWRDNQKYGGLTRVIADVGTHYFDLVEFLSGHKITEVSALFKQVHPKRGGNVVDTEDIGVVIYKTDKNAIGSAIISQSLIGNDNLLSYTLSGLNGSFKSNGDKTSSILYATLNEQFKGIEITQIDTLKNSNLHQAVTFVESFAEGFRQFYHEIENKNFASDYANFEDGLHSMQLIEAIYQSQSLNKWVKVSKENK from the coding sequence ATGAAAACATATAAAGTAGGTATCATCGGAATTGGAAGAATCTCTTTAGTACATATAGAAGCATTAAGACAATTAGATAATGTTGATGTGGTCTCCATTAGTTCTAGACATCAAGCAGAAGAAAAGAGTAAAAGACTAGGTATTAAGTCTTATTATACGGATTATAAAGAAATGATAGATAAAGAGACGTTAGATGCTGTACACATTTGTACATCCAATGATGTACACTATGAAATAGCATCTTACGCTTTAAATCATAACCTTCATGTCATACTTGAAAAACCAATGACGATGAATGTTGATGAAGCAATTAAGTTATATCAATTAGCAAAATCTAAAGGTCTGGTTGCTAAAATACACTTCCATAATAGGTTTTATGCAAACAACCAATTTGTTAAAACACATATAAAAGATATTGGACCGATTATATCGATACATGGTGAATACACCCAAGGTTGGGCAGCTAGTCCTGATGTGTATAACTGGCGTGACAACCAAAAGTATGGTGGTTTAACAAGAGTCATTGCTGATGTTGGTACACACTATTTTGATTTAGTAGAATTTTTATCCGGGCATAAAATTACAGAAGTATCTGCATTATTTAAACAAGTACACCCAAAAAGAGGTGGAAACGTTGTAGATACAGAAGATATTGGTGTCGTCATATATAAGACAGACAAAAACGCGATTGGATCTGCAATCATTAGTCAATCACTCATTGGTAATGATAACCTGCTTAGTTACACACTATCAGGGTTAAATGGCTCTTTTAAGTCAAATGGCGATAAGACATCAAGCATACTCTATGCCACCTTAAATGAGCAATTTAAAGGTATTGAGATAACGCAAATAGATACACTTAAAAATAGCAACCTACACCAAGCAGTGACGTTTGTAGAATCGTTTGCCGAAGGCTTTAGACAGTTTTACCATGAAATAGAAAATAAAAACTTTGCATCAGATTATGCAAACTTTGAAGATGGACTACACTCTATGCAACTCATAGAAGCAATTTATCAATCTCAAAGTTTGAATAAATGGGTTAAAGTATCCAAGGAGAATAAATAA
- the tilS gene encoding tRNA lysidine(34) synthetase TilS, with amino-acid sequence MALKLKLDSTKLYVLAVSGGVDSMVLFDLFVKHNLNFVVVHFNHQKRAESILDHELVESMCTLHHIPYHYIKLKIKNGNFQEVSRNARYKNLEFIAEQYHTPYIVTAHHLDDLAETIMMKLIRGSNLLGYAAMQEVTHIDKFIYLKPLLNYSKEEISLYQQTHQIKFYEDHTNLEDTYSRNRVRHHLIPLLKEENDVLTHLKNFSKQSYLAASYIRKESNNFLSKDLSFHLSSFDALHDAVKMDVISLIFESLKIDKTFKKIETILAQLKSIKPNINITLNKHYHMIKAYDFVYIEHIDKNKTRNDENCLMISHNKVDLPKIWVELCYNKLDFPIQLRKRKPGDRLSFTYGSKKLKDYLIDKKIAISDRNNLNVVVDSSGTILWIPGLYLNETLGSEHKIYLSIKE; translated from the coding sequence ATGGCTTTAAAACTGAAACTTGATTCAACAAAATTATATGTTCTTGCAGTATCTGGAGGAGTTGACTCCATGGTATTGTTTGATTTATTTGTTAAACATAATCTAAATTTTGTTGTTGTGCATTTTAATCACCAAAAGCGCGCTGAATCTATTTTAGATCACGAACTGGTTGAATCCATGTGTACACTTCATCATATTCCTTACCATTATATCAAATTAAAAATTAAAAATGGTAATTTTCAGGAAGTGTCACGAAATGCTAGATATAAAAATCTAGAGTTTATTGCAGAACAATATCATACACCATATATCGTTACAGCACATCATTTAGATGATTTAGCTGAAACTATTATGATGAAGCTTATTAGAGGTTCTAATCTCTTAGGTTATGCTGCGATGCAAGAAGTAACCCATATCGATAAATTCATCTATTTAAAACCTTTATTGAACTATAGTAAAGAAGAAATTAGTCTTTATCAACAAACACATCAAATTAAATTCTATGAAGATCATACAAACTTAGAAGATACTTACTCAAGAAATCGAGTAAGGCATCATCTCATCCCTTTATTAAAGGAAGAAAACGATGTTTTAACACATTTAAAAAACTTTTCTAAACAAAGTTATTTAGCAGCATCCTACATTAGGAAGGAGTCCAATAACTTCTTAAGTAAGGATTTATCTTTTCATTTATCGAGTTTTGATGCACTACATGATGCTGTTAAAATGGACGTTATTTCCTTAATATTTGAGTCTTTAAAAATCGATAAAACATTTAAGAAAATTGAAACTATTTTAGCACAATTAAAGTCAATAAAGCCTAATATTAATATCACGCTTAATAAGCACTATCATATGATAAAAGCCTATGATTTTGTCTACATAGAGCATATTGATAAAAATAAGACTCGAAATGATGAGAATTGTCTCATGATTTCCCACAATAAAGTAGACCTCCCGAAGATTTGGGTAGAATTATGTTATAATAAACTGGATTTTCCTATTCAATTAAGGAAGCGTAAACCGGGGGATCGTTTATCCTTTACCTACGGTAGTAAGAAATTAAAGGACTATTTAATTGATAAGAAGATTGCAATTAGTGATAGAAATAATCTAAATGTCGTTGTGGATAGTTCCGGTACCATTTTATGGATACCTGGACTTTATTTAAATGAGACCCTAGGGTCAGAACATAAAATTTACTTATCTATAAAGGAGTAA
- a CDS encoding DUF4097 family beta strand repeat-containing protein — protein MKIVIRVLYILLIVGIGLIISGFLTGASIESVQNSLTDQASYTLYEEDIDLTFDSIYVSTEYRNIDITVSDTIDKPHITYYLKETEEMSITVDGAGRLNMILSQDNQFFNWFSFGIRPSEYGLLSIQLPVSYVGDMNISTAAGNVEVDAALGKLDIIAQFGNVEIKGSYGDINIKVSAGNIKLVDLVSTGVVSLTGQSGNINLNQVEITDTLTATVSAGNVTVEKTNALSYTLKSSAGNVLLRLNSNISSYQFKLSTSAGDARINGSKVSNTYQSGTGSLVDVITSAGNINIYTN, from the coding sequence ATGAAAATAGTTATTAGAGTTTTATATATCTTACTGATTGTTGGTATTGGTTTAATCATTTCAGGCTTTTTAACAGGTGCAAGTATTGAGTCTGTTCAAAATTCACTGACTGATCAAGCATCCTATACACTTTACGAAGAGGATATTGATTTAACATTTGATAGTATTTATGTATCAACAGAATATAGAAATATTGATATCACAGTATCAGATACTATTGATAAACCACATATTACATATTACTTAAAAGAAACAGAAGAAATGTCTATCACAGTAGATGGTGCTGGCAGATTAAATATGATACTAAGTCAAGATAATCAATTCTTCAACTGGTTTTCATTTGGGATTAGACCAAGTGAGTATGGACTACTATCTATACAGTTACCGGTAAGTTATGTAGGTGACATGAACATATCTACAGCTGCAGGTAATGTCGAAGTAGATGCGGCTTTAGGAAAACTAGACATCATAGCGCAGTTTGGTAATGTAGAAATTAAAGGTAGTTATGGTGATATAAATATCAAGGTCTCAGCTGGTAATATTAAACTAGTTGATCTCGTATCAACAGGGGTAGTGAGTTTAACCGGACAAAGCGGTAATATCAATTTAAATCAAGTAGAGATAACTGATACTTTAACAGCTACTGTAAGTGCTGGTAATGTAACAGTAGAAAAGACGAATGCTTTAAGTTATACATTAAAATCATCTGCTGGAAATGTCCTATTAAGGCTAAATAGCAATATAAGTAGTTATCAGTTTAAACTTTCAACAAGTGCAGGGGATGCACGAATTAATGGGTCTAAGGTATCTAATACATATCAAAGTGGAACAGGTAGTTTAGTTGATGTTATAACAAGTGCAGGCAATATAAATATTTATACAAACTAA
- a CDS encoding DUF4256 domain-containing protein translates to MKLLDILELRFKKHPHRHEGVTWDSVFQKINQDPNKLTILQKMEDSGGEIDIIAFEGKLYYVDFSKESPNRRSFCYDEKAWHDRKKFKPESSVEKDINNLGSKLVTEAMYLYMQTLEDFDLKTSSWIATPKSIRDLGGALNAEKRYGRAFIFHNGADSYYQSRGYRSYIEI, encoded by the coding sequence ATGAAGTTATTAGATATATTAGAATTAAGATTTAAGAAACACCCACATAGACATGAGGGTGTCACTTGGGATAGTGTTTTTCAAAAAATAAATCAAGATCCAAACAAACTCACCATCCTGCAAAAGATGGAAGATAGTGGTGGAGAAATTGATATTATAGCATTCGAAGGAAAACTTTATTATGTAGATTTTTCTAAAGAGTCTCCAAATAGAAGAAGTTTTTGTTATGACGAGAAAGCTTGGCATGACAGAAAGAAGTTTAAACCAGAATCAAGTGTTGAAAAAGATATTAATAATCTCGGTTCAAAATTAGTCACAGAAGCCATGTATCTATATATGCAAACACTAGAAGATTTCGATCTTAAGACTTCATCATGGATTGCAACACCAAAATCTATAAGAGATTTAGGTGGTGCATTAAATGCTGAAAAAAGATATGGACGCGCATTTATATTTCATAATGGCGCAGATAGCTATTATCAATCAAGGGGTTATAGAAGTTATATCGAAATATAA
- the ftsH gene encoding ATP-dependent zinc metalloprotease FtsH yields MNKQQKPKRSPLRPDYLVIVIIILLAIGMYFFFTEMMAPKVKQFDEFEFIAAIESGQIATVRSEYVGGDNFNLWEVTGTFTTGNAPEGVGSYVIILYGDRLNNIQDIIITYNELNPSTPITVSFVPHVSVDFWNIISTLLLIAAPIVLVVIMFRSMSSQSNKAQDFTKNRAKLSQGRKVKFSDIAGADEEKAEMAELIDFLKNPKKYADMGARVPKGVLLVGQPGTGKTLLAKAVAGEAQVPFFSISGSDFVELYVGVGASRVRDLFKVAKQSAPCIIFIDEIDAVGRQRGAGMGGGNDEREQTLNQLLVEMDGFSANLGIIIMAATNRPDVLDPALLRPGRFDRQITMQVPDQKSREEILKVHARSKKLDPTIKFSEVAMRIPGFTGADIENLLNEAALLAARESRTVISMQDIDEAADRVTMGPAKKSRKYSPNEKKMVAYHEAGHAVIGLKVNLASTVQKVTIVPRGRAGGYALYTPVEEKFNYAKSELLAMITSALGGRVAEEIMFDDVTTGAYDDFKRATKLARSMVTEYGMSDLGPIQYESDSGNVFLGRDYLKDKNFSDAVALEIDREVRAIITECYEHARKVINENKNLLDNIAKYLIAVETLTKTDIDEIAATGQLQWWDNREVEEDSKKSE; encoded by the coding sequence ATGAATAAACAACAAAAACCTAAAAGAAGCCCGCTTCGTCCGGACTATCTTGTAATTGTAATTATTATACTTTTAGCAATTGGTATGTACTTCTTCTTTACAGAGATGATGGCACCAAAAGTTAAACAGTTTGACGAATTTGAATTTATAGCAGCAATCGAATCAGGACAGATTGCAACTGTACGAAGTGAATATGTCGGTGGAGATAACTTTAACCTATGGGAAGTTACCGGTACATTTACAACAGGTAACGCTCCAGAAGGTGTCGGAAGTTATGTCATTATACTTTATGGTGATAGGTTAAACAACATCCAAGACATCATCATTACTTATAATGAGTTAAACCCAAGTACACCAATCACAGTATCATTTGTTCCACACGTAAGTGTTGATTTCTGGAATATTATCTCAACCCTTCTCTTGATTGCAGCACCTATTGTTTTAGTCGTTATTATGTTTAGATCGATGAGTTCTCAATCTAATAAAGCTCAAGATTTTACAAAAAACCGTGCCAAATTATCTCAAGGTAGAAAAGTTAAGTTTTCTGACATTGCTGGTGCTGATGAAGAAAAAGCTGAAATGGCTGAATTAATCGACTTCTTAAAAAATCCTAAGAAATATGCTGATATGGGTGCTCGTGTACCAAAGGGTGTCTTATTAGTAGGTCAACCTGGTACAGGTAAAACCTTATTAGCTAAAGCAGTTGCTGGTGAAGCACAAGTACCATTCTTCTCAATTTCAGGTTCTGATTTCGTTGAACTTTATGTTGGGGTTGGTGCAAGCCGTGTTAGAGATTTATTTAAAGTTGCAAAACAAAGTGCACCTTGTATTATATTTATTGATGAAATCGATGCTGTAGGTCGCCAACGTGGTGCTGGTATGGGTGGCGGAAATGATGAAAGAGAACAAACATTAAACCAACTACTTGTTGAAATGGATGGTTTTAGTGCAAACTTAGGTATCATCATTATGGCTGCAACAAACAGACCAGACGTATTAGACCCTGCATTATTAAGACCAGGCCGTTTTGATAGACAAATTACAATGCAAGTACCTGATCAAAAATCACGTGAAGAAATCTTAAAAGTTCATGCACGTAGTAAAAAATTAGATCCTACGATTAAATTTAGTGAAGTTGCAATGCGTATCCCAGGATTTACTGGTGCTGATATTGAAAACTTACTAAACGAAGCAGCATTATTAGCAGCAAGAGAATCTAGAACAGTCATTTCAATGCAAGACATTGATGAGGCAGCTGACCGTGTAACTATGGGACCTGCTAAGAAATCTAGAAAATACTCACCAAATGAAAAGAAAATGGTTGCCTACCATGAAGCCGGTCATGCGGTTATTGGATTAAAGGTTAACTTAGCTTCTACTGTTCAAAAAGTAACAATTGTCCCACGAGGACGTGCTGGTGGTTATGCACTTTATACACCAGTTGAAGAAAAATTCAACTATGCTAAAAGTGAGTTACTAGCAATGATTACTTCTGCCTTAGGTGGACGTGTTGCTGAAGAAATTATGTTTGATGATGTTACAACCGGAGCATATGATGACTTTAAACGTGCAACCAAGTTAGCACGTAGTATGGTTACAGAATACGGTATGTCTGATCTTGGACCTATCCAATATGAATCAGATAGTGGAAACGTCTTCTTAGGTAGAGATTACTTAAAAGATAAAAACTTCTCTGATGCAGTTGCACTTGAAATCGATAGAGAAGTTCGTGCAATTATTACTGAGTGTTACGAACATGCTAGAAAAGTCATTAATGAAAATAAAAATTTACTAGATAATATCGCTAAATACTTAATCGCTGTAGAAACACTTACTAAAACTGATATTGATGAAATAGCAGCTACTGGACAACTTCAATGGTGGGATAACCGTGAAGTTGAAGAAGATTCTAAGAAAAGCGAATAA
- a CDS encoding RNA-binding S4 domain-containing protein: protein MRIDKFLKVSRLIKRRSVAKDVADADRIYVNGQLAKPGKTVKVGDQVQLHLGLKIITIEITSLTLLKDQDMYTLISEEKRSL from the coding sequence TTGAGAATCGATAAATTTTTAAAAGTATCACGCTTAATTAAACGACGTAGCGTGGCTAAAGATGTTGCAGATGCTGATCGTATTTATGTAAATGGCCAACTAGCAAAACCTGGTAAAACAGTTAAAGTCGGTGACCAAGTTCAACTGCATCTTGGTTTAAAAATTATTACTATTGAAATAACTTCACTCACTTTACTCAAAGACCAAGACATGTATACACTCATTTCCGAAGAAAAACGGTCTTTATGA
- the lysS gene encoding lysine--tRNA ligase codes for MFPDDLNEQQKIRLQKVEDLRKLGVDPFGHRFDRTHLSNEIHTTYGSLTREELEAKEVHVIIAGRIVLRRTQGKAGFIQLQDKEGRIQVYVRLDAVGEFQFELFKHSDLGDIVGIKGVLFRTKTDELTVKASEFVHLTKAITPLPDKFHGLQDKEEARRRRYVDLIVNEDSMRVARTRPRIIRAFQHYFDSNGFIEVETPVLHPILGGAAARPFVTHHNTLDMDFYLRIATELPLKRLIVGGMERVYEIGRLFRNEGISAKHNPEFTTVEAYQAFGDVTDMMKLVEDCLSSVAFEVNGSYDVVFNDQTIHLKDFKRAHMVDLIKEQTGEDFFNQYSLEEAKQIAKKHNVQVEPHFTVGHIIEAFFNDYVEKTIIQPTIVFGHPVEISPLAKSNDKDPRFTDRFELFIMGSEYANAFSELNDPVDQKNRFLDQLKQKEKGDDEASEMDIDFVEALEYGMPPTGGIGIGIDRFIMLLTNTPNIRDVILFPHARIKTK; via the coding sequence ATGTTTCCTGATGATTTAAATGAACAACAAAAAATAAGACTTCAAAAAGTTGAAGACTTAAGAAAATTAGGTGTTGATCCTTTCGGACACCGTTTTGACCGCACACATTTATCTAATGAGATTCATACTACATATGGTAGTTTAACCCGCGAGGAATTAGAAGCTAAAGAAGTACATGTTATTATTGCAGGTCGTATTGTCTTAAGACGTACCCAAGGTAAAGCTGGTTTTATCCAACTACAAGATAAAGAAGGCCGTATTCAAGTATATGTACGCCTAGATGCAGTTGGTGAATTCCAATTCGAATTATTTAAACACTCCGATTTAGGTGATATCGTTGGTATTAAAGGTGTTTTATTTAGAACTAAAACAGATGAACTTACTGTTAAAGCAAGTGAATTTGTTCACTTAACTAAAGCCATTACACCACTTCCTGATAAATTCCATGGTCTACAAGACAAGGAAGAAGCAAGACGTCGCCGTTATGTAGATTTAATTGTTAACGAAGATTCTATGCGTGTTGCAAGAACACGTCCAAGAATTATTCGTGCATTTCAACACTATTTTGATTCTAACGGTTTTATTGAAGTTGAAACACCAGTACTACATCCAATCTTAGGTGGTGCTGCTGCTAGACCGTTTGTTACACACCATAACACACTGGATATGGACTTCTACTTACGTATTGCTACAGAGTTACCGCTAAAAAGATTAATTGTTGGTGGTATGGAACGTGTTTACGAAATTGGTCGTCTATTTAGAAACGAAGGCATTAGTGCTAAACATAACCCAGAGTTTACAACTGTTGAAGCTTACCAAGCATTTGGTGATGTTACGGATATGATGAAACTTGTTGAAGACTGTTTATCTAGTGTAGCTTTTGAAGTAAATGGTTCATATGATGTCGTATTTAATGATCAAACCATTCATTTAAAAGACTTTAAACGTGCACATATGGTCGATTTAATTAAAGAACAAACAGGTGAAGACTTCTTTAATCAATATAGTCTAGAAGAAGCTAAACAAATTGCTAAAAAGCATAACGTACAAGTGGAACCTCACTTTACAGTAGGACACATCATTGAAGCATTCTTTAATGACTATGTTGAAAAAACAATCATCCAACCTACAATCGTATTTGGACATCCAGTAGAAATCTCACCACTGGCAAAATCAAATGATAAAGACCCTAGATTTACAGATCGTTTTGAATTATTTATCATGGGTTCTGAATATGCAAATGCATTTTCAGAGTTAAATGATCCAGTGGATCAAAAAAATAGATTCTTAGACCAATTAAAACAAAAAGAAAAAGGCGATGACGAAGCATCCGAAATGGATATTGACTTTGTTGAGGCACTTGAATATGGTATGCCTCCAACCGGTGGTATTGGTATTGGTATTGATAGATTCATTATGCTCCTTACAAATACACCCAATATTCGTGATGTTATCTTATTTCCTCACGCTAGAATTAAAACTAAATAA
- a CDS encoding DUF1700 domain-containing protein: protein MEKFLKDLEKELKSKKLYQHEIDEILAYYEEIISDRYENGEAMDRIIESYDIRMISRMAFPQALSKREPENKKEVSKNIGSLLIFLFSMPILIPLGIIYLAFIIVVFALIISSIAVGISGILGFIVLMYQMLQSGSNVGTILAVIGAYVTAISLAMIILYYISYLFTYLLKGSVKIISRLVSGGHKA, encoded by the coding sequence ATGGAAAAATTCTTAAAAGATTTAGAAAAAGAACTTAAATCAAAAAAATTGTATCAACATGAAATTGATGAGATTCTAGCGTATTATGAAGAAATTATTTCAGATCGCTATGAAAATGGTGAGGCGATGGATCGTATTATAGAAAGCTATGATATTCGCATGATTAGTCGTATGGCTTTTCCACAGGCACTTTCAAAAAGAGAACCTGAAAATAAAAAGGAAGTAAGTAAGAATATTGGTTCACTATTAATTTTCTTATTTTCAATGCCAATTCTTATACCTTTAGGTATTATTTACTTAGCGTTTATTATAGTTGTCTTTGCTTTAATTATTTCTAGTATTGCAGTGGGTATATCAGGTATCTTAGGATTTATTGTATTGATGTATCAAATGCTACAATCAGGATCTAATGTAGGTACGATACTTGCGGTGATTGGTGCATACGTTACAGCAATATCGCTTGCGATGATTATCTTATACTATATTTCTTATCTATTTACGTATTTATTAAAGGGATCTGTTAAGATTATTAGCCGTTTAGTAAGTGGAGGACATAAAGCATGA
- a CDS encoding PadR family transcriptional regulator, with protein sequence MPVDLKKHVIELFVLALLTKGPSYGYKLVSDLNEYVQMSESTLYPVLRRLEKDGRLSTYNEIYQGRNRKYYKITMSGKRYIDSYLEEWKDIKKIYDIIMG encoded by the coding sequence ATGCCAGTAGATCTAAAAAAACACGTTATAGAATTATTTGTACTTGCCTTATTAACCAAGGGACCAAGTTATGGATATAAATTAGTGTCTGATTTAAATGAATATGTTCAAATGAGTGAGTCTACACTTTATCCTGTTTTAAGACGACTAGAAAAAGATGGTAGATTATCTACTTATAATGAGATATATCAAGGTAGGAATAGAAAATACTACAAAATTACAATGAGCGGCAAACGCTATATAGATAGTTACTTAGAAGAGTGGAAAGACATTAAAAAAATCTATGACATTATCATGGGTTAA
- a CDS encoding Maf family protein gives MLILGSGSARRKELLESASIDFLLVPSDYNESQVAFEGDTLKYVETIAENKAKALLHKYPLDVILTADTVVEVDGEILGKPKDIEDAQKMLQLLNDKTHHVYTGVCIVSKDKKEVFVESASVTFNKLSTLDIESYIQTKEPMDKAGAYAIQGIGAKLIKQYDGDFHTIMGLPLKLVLEKLKDFNIVPKLK, from the coding sequence ATGTTAATATTAGGTTCTGGCTCAGCCAGAAGAAAAGAACTACTTGAAAGTGCAAGTATTGACTTTTTATTGGTGCCAAGTGACTATAATGAAAGCCAAGTAGCATTTGAAGGTGATACACTTAAATATGTAGAAACTATTGCAGAAAATAAAGCAAAGGCACTACTTCATAAATATCCTCTTGATGTTATTCTAACTGCAGATACTGTTGTAGAAGTGGATGGAGAAATTTTAGGTAAACCCAAAGATATAGAAGATGCACAGAAAATGCTTCAATTACTTAACGATAAAACACATCATGTTTACACAGGTGTTTGTATCGTAAGTAAGGATAAAAAAGAAGTATTTGTAGAATCTGCAAGTGTGACCTTTAATAAACTAAGTACTTTAGATATTGAAAGTTACATACAAACCAAAGAACCAATGGATAAAGCCGGTGCCTACGCTATTCAAGGTATTGGTGCTAAATTAATTAAACAATATGATGGTGATTTTCATACGATCATGGGCTTACCGTTAAAATTAGTTTTAGAAAAACTAAAAGACTTTAATATAGTGCCAAAATTAAAATGA
- the hslO gene encoding Hsp33 family molecular chaperone HslO, translated as MKDYTLIALAYNQEIRIYTSVSTNLVEKSRKLHKTLPTASAAMGRFLTASAMMSLMYKDGERLTLKIDGDGPIGQMTVEAKNGVVRSTILNPNVYLVYGEGPKMGKLNVGAAVGAGTLSVTKDWKENYFTSSSPLQTGEIGDDFTYYYATSEQTPSAVGLGVLVSRGKKVIQAGGFIIQVLPHASEKTLNQLESIISKINSVTDLLKSNHTPEDMINILSDNTGEILEKHELKYHCGCSRKKYFDALSRLNKQALEDILHEDGQAEVVCQYCNKKYIYTSEDLTKMIASK; from the coding sequence ATGAAAGATTACACATTAATTGCATTAGCTTACAATCAAGAAATAAGAATTTATACATCTGTTTCAACAAACTTAGTTGAAAAATCTAGGAAGTTACATAAAACACTCCCAACCGCATCTGCTGCAATGGGCAGATTTTTAACAGCTTCTGCCATGATGTCTTTAATGTATAAAGACGGTGAAAGACTTACCCTAAAAATAGATGGTGATGGTCCGATTGGACAAATGACAGTTGAGGCGAAAAATGGGGTAGTTCGTTCTACAATTTTAAATCCAAATGTCTACCTAGTCTACGGTGAAGGACCTAAGATGGGTAAACTTAATGTTGGTGCTGCAGTTGGTGCAGGCACATTAAGTGTTACCAAAGACTGGAAAGAAAATTATTTCACCTCAAGTTCTCCACTTCAAACAGGAGAAATTGGAGATGATTTCACTTACTACTATGCAACCAGTGAACAAACACCATCAGCAGTTGGTTTAGGTGTTTTGGTATCTCGTGGTAAAAAGGTGATTCAAGCTGGTGGTTTTATTATTCAAGTACTTCCACACGCTAGTGAAAAAACACTCAACCAACTAGAATCAATTATTTCAAAAATCAATTCAGTTACCGATTTATTAAAAAGTAACCACACACCGGAAGATATGATTAATATTCTATCTGATAACACTGGTGAAATTTTAGAAAAACATGAACTCAAATACCACTGTGGTTGTAGCCGTAAAAAATACTTCGATGCACTTTCAAGATTAAACAAACAAGCACTTGAAGATATCTTACACGAAGATGGACAAGCTGAAGTGGTTTGTCAGTACTGTAATAAAAAGTACATTTATACAAGTGAAGATTTAACTAAGATGATTGCTTCAAAATAG
- the hpt gene encoding hypoxanthine phosphoribosyltransferase, which translates to MHQDILEVLVSESQIKEITEKLGKQLTHDYAGKNALFVGLLNGCVPFMSELVLKIDTHIEIQFMAVSSYHGGIKSSGDVKIKYDLNSPVQDRDVVIVEDIVDTGATLKTVTELLKYRGAKSVKVVTLLDKPSGRKVDFIPDYIGVTIPKKFVVGYGLDYNEYYRNLPYIGVLKPEVYTK; encoded by the coding sequence ATGCATCAAGATATTCTAGAAGTACTTGTAAGTGAATCACAGATTAAAGAGATTACAGAAAAGTTAGGCAAGCAACTCACTCATGATTATGCTGGTAAGAACGCATTATTTGTAGGACTATTAAATGGTTGTGTACCATTTATGTCTGAACTTGTCTTAAAAATTGATACGCATATTGAAATTCAGTTCATGGCAGTATCTAGTTATCACGGTGGTATTAAGTCTTCTGGAGATGTTAAAATCAAATATGATTTAAACAGTCCAGTTCAAGATAGAGATGTTGTCATCGTAGAAGATATTGTTGATACCGGTGCAACTTTAAAAACAGTTACTGAATTATTAAAATACCGTGGTGCAAAATCAGTAAAGGTTGTTACTTTATTAGATAAACCTTCTGGTAGAAAAGTTGATTTTATACCAGATTATATTGGAGTTACTATCCCTAAGAAGTTTGTTGTGGGATATGGACTAGACTACAATGAATATTATAGAAACTTACCATACATCGGGGTATTAAAACCCGAAGTATATACAAAATAG